In Streptomyces sp. NBC_00448, the following are encoded in one genomic region:
- a CDS encoding MFS transporter codes for MTHPLRLRAFRLLFAGRTLSALGDAVVPAALAIAISRATGSPSALALVLGCAMVPRLLLLPLGGVVADRLDARKVALVTDLVRCAAQLLVGLELIGGSPRLAHIAVAEAIGGTASAFAMPTTGPLINGTVGAAGLLRANALTASAANATRLAGPAVAGALIFTAGPGWAFVLDAASFAASASMLAVIRVRRERIPRRSIREDLVQGWSEVRSRDWYWTSLVAHGIWNGAAAVLATLGPLVVHREAGGDGVWVAVLEAGSVGLLLGSLLASRVRLRRPILTGNLGLATYALPLALLAAGAPAWLLIASYGLALAALGLLTPVWETYVYASVPAGVLARVTSYDWLLSLAAMPVGYAVAPLAADSFGPAAPLYVSAALVAAACLGTAAVPGVRAARALPAEPVPAEPVPAA; via the coding sequence GTGACGCACCCCCTCCGACTCCGCGCCTTCCGCCTGCTGTTCGCCGGGCGCACCCTGTCCGCGCTCGGCGACGCCGTCGTCCCCGCCGCCCTGGCCATCGCGATCAGCCGGGCCACCGGCTCGCCCTCCGCGCTCGCCCTCGTGCTGGGCTGCGCGATGGTGCCGCGCCTGCTGCTGCTCCCGCTGGGCGGGGTGGTCGCCGACCGGCTCGACGCACGCAAGGTCGCCCTCGTCACGGACCTGGTCCGGTGCGCCGCGCAACTCCTGGTGGGCCTCGAACTCATCGGCGGGTCACCGCGGTTGGCACACATCGCGGTGGCCGAGGCGATCGGCGGCACCGCCTCCGCCTTCGCGATGCCGACGACCGGGCCGCTGATCAACGGCACCGTGGGCGCCGCCGGCCTGCTGCGGGCCAACGCGCTGACCGCCTCGGCGGCGAACGCCACCCGGCTGGCCGGCCCGGCCGTCGCGGGCGCGCTGATCTTCACCGCCGGACCCGGCTGGGCCTTCGTCCTGGACGCGGCGTCCTTCGCGGCCAGCGCCTCGATGCTCGCGGTGATCCGGGTGCGGCGCGAGCGGATACCCCGGCGGTCGATCCGCGAGGACCTGGTCCAGGGCTGGAGCGAGGTGCGCTCCCGCGACTGGTACTGGACCAGCCTCGTGGCGCACGGGATCTGGAACGGCGCGGCGGCCGTACTGGCCACGCTCGGCCCGCTCGTGGTGCACCGCGAGGCCGGTGGCGACGGGGTATGGGTGGCGGTTCTGGAAGCCGGCTCGGTCGGTCTGCTGCTCGGCTCGCTGCTCGCCTCCCGCGTCCGGCTGCGCCGCCCGATCCTCACCGGCAACCTCGGCCTGGCCACGTACGCGCTGCCGCTGGCGCTGCTCGCCGCCGGCGCGCCCGCGTGGCTGCTGATCGCCTCCTACGGCCTCGCCCTGGCAGCGCTCGGCCTGCTCACCCCGGTCTGGGAGACCTACGTCTACGCGTCGGTGCCTGCCGGGGTGCTCGCCCGCGTCACGTCGTACGACTGGCTGCTGTCGCTGGCCGCGATGCCCGTGGGGTACGCCGTCGCGCCGCTCGCCGCCGACTCCTTCGGCCCGGCCGCGCCCCTGTACGTCTCGGCCGCCCTCGTCGCCGCCGCGTGCCTGGGCACCGCGGCCGTGCCCGGGGTCCGCGCCGCCCGCGCGCTGCCGGCCGAGCCGGTGCCCGCCGAGCCGGTGCCCGCCGCCTGA
- a CDS encoding MarR family winged helix-turn-helix transcriptional regulator: MTPASDVPPGPPVSPAAPALPVPPAPPAPAKRPARAGSAARDWTDGHVARWAPVLPGLDPDIEGAVTRAKALTDHLRRVRERSLVDFGLHKHEFDTLHTLAGRGGRAAPSELAADLKMAPASITGRLDGLEQRGFVRRSHSAEDRRRVDVELTEEGRAAWLGALDVVGHEEYRLLGTLSAAERRTLSDLLRRIMVVAEDSDADDGS; encoded by the coding sequence ATGACCCCCGCCTCCGACGTCCCGCCCGGGCCGCCCGTGTCACCCGCGGCGCCCGCGCTGCCCGTGCCACCCGCGCCGCCCGCTCCGGCGAAGCGGCCCGCGCGCGCCGGGAGCGCCGCCCGGGACTGGACGGACGGGCACGTCGCGCGCTGGGCGCCGGTGCTGCCCGGCCTCGACCCCGACATCGAGGGCGCGGTCACCCGGGCCAAGGCGCTCACCGACCACCTGCGCCGGGTGCGGGAGCGCTCGCTGGTCGACTTCGGCCTGCACAAGCACGAGTTCGACACGCTGCACACCCTCGCCGGCCGCGGCGGCCGCGCCGCCCCCTCCGAACTCGCCGCCGACCTGAAGATGGCGCCCGCCTCGATCACCGGGCGGCTGGACGGCCTGGAGCAGCGCGGGTTCGTGCGCCGCAGCCACTCCGCGGAGGACCGCCGCCGCGTCGACGTCGAACTCACCGAGGAGGGCCGCGCCGCGTGGCTCGGCGCGCTGGACGTCGTCGGGCACGAGGAGTACCGCCTGCTGGGCACCCTCAGCGCCGCCGAACGCCGCACCCTGTCCGACCTGTTGCGCCGGATCATGGTCGTGGCCGAGGACTCGGACGCGGACGACGGGTCGTAG
- a CDS encoding DUF7737 domain-containing protein — protein MALSTLLEIRLHRAMADDRRQDAFAEGEFTSSAAGRLTAGLDDPKLRAAARWFHDQLRHTDLDPVDMRAVRAPDRLFLPFEEDGGMLAVVLSKAFLLADDASITDPSILRQLPRAAASV, from the coding sequence ATGGCGTTGAGCACGCTGCTGGAGATACGGCTGCACCGGGCGATGGCCGACGACCGCCGTCAGGACGCCTTCGCGGAAGGGGAGTTCACGTCCTCCGCCGCCGGACGGCTGACCGCCGGGCTGGACGACCCGAAGCTGCGGGCGGCGGCCCGGTGGTTCCACGACCAGCTGCGCCACACGGACCTGGACCCGGTCGACATGCGGGCGGTGCGCGCGCCCGACCGGCTGTTCCTGCCGTTCGAGGAGGACGGCGGGATGCTGGCGGTGGTGCTCTCCAAGGCGTTCCTGCTGGCGGACGACGCGTCGATCACCGATCCGTCGATCCTGCGCCAACTGCCGCGCGCGGCCGCGTCCGTCTGA
- a CDS encoding DUF4132 domain-containing protein, with product MAVFGELVVEVRRHVAERNMGVLAGTLVRAVTQSGRLYPGMEKPIEAVGELPDDDRRRLVGALVDRHRAGTDTDEVRDLVLQLVTLLAQGLGEDTLATERSLRLDRYAHTHSVWYGDELAVLVAAELAAGRTLPPPVVGVVRRSALVAYRSGPLSALAKNLAEPALNIGEPWAEAALADVAELGPPWVELLRHAATATAARPNGTWEKKGRALLDPLDPDAVRGRVTGWLARVGRPRTLPYEEQAYAPAQNDLFDPYNANALRGLTWLLSLLPPHPDTARAFGRLVETSLRKVPGTGPRNPKVANAAVLALSRTEGEAALAELARLASRVTFKGTLKQLDTALETRATATGLSREEVEELAVPSYGLTEVGRLPHEHGELAVTAGKAVLTWRNAAGKAVKSPPAPLKREQPELIAELKATAKDIDKMLSAQAERLDRQFLSRRTWAYAAWRASYLDHPLVGTLARRLLWTVDGRACGWADGGLRTLTDDGLGPVDAAATVELWHPVGREPAEVVAWREWLERHEITQPFKQAHREVYLLTDAERATRTYSNRFAAHVLRQHQFHSLAAVRGWRNKLRLMVDDTYPPAVRELPQWGLRAEYWIEGTGDEYGADTTESGSYLRLSTDQVRFYPAGAPENWAHAGGGGYGQGRRQTPAEALPLEEVPALVLSEVLRDVDLFVGVASVGNDPTWQDGGPGGHFQAYWHSYSFGELSQTAESRRDLLTRLVPRLAIADRCSVEGRFLHVRGERHTYKIHLGSGNILMTPNDAYLCIVPTSAPGAPGVGYLPFEGDRTLAVILSKALLLARDTDITDPTILSQL from the coding sequence ATGGCGGTCTTCGGCGAACTCGTGGTGGAGGTCCGGCGGCACGTCGCCGAGCGGAACATGGGCGTGCTGGCCGGCACGCTGGTGCGGGCGGTCACGCAGTCCGGCCGGCTGTACCCCGGTATGGAGAAGCCGATCGAGGCGGTCGGGGAGCTGCCGGACGACGACCGGCGCCGCCTGGTCGGCGCGCTGGTCGACCGGCACCGGGCCGGCACCGACACCGACGAGGTCCGCGACCTGGTGCTCCAACTGGTGACCCTCCTTGCCCAGGGCCTCGGCGAGGACACCCTCGCCACCGAACGGTCGCTGCGCCTGGACCGGTACGCCCACACGCACAGCGTCTGGTACGGCGACGAGCTGGCCGTCCTGGTGGCGGCCGAACTCGCCGCCGGGCGGACCCTGCCGCCCCCGGTGGTCGGCGTCGTACGGCGCAGTGCCCTGGTCGCCTACCGCAGCGGCCCGCTGTCCGCGCTCGCGAAGAACCTCGCCGAGCCCGCGCTGAACATCGGCGAGCCCTGGGCCGAGGCCGCGCTCGCGGATGTGGCCGAACTCGGTCCGCCCTGGGTCGAATTGCTGCGGCACGCGGCCACCGCGACCGCCGCGCGGCCGAACGGGACCTGGGAGAAGAAGGGCCGCGCCCTGCTCGACCCGCTCGACCCGGACGCCGTACGGGGCCGCGTGACCGGCTGGCTCGCCCGGGTCGGCCGCCCGCGCACGCTGCCGTACGAGGAGCAGGCGTACGCCCCCGCGCAGAACGACCTCTTCGACCCGTACAACGCCAACGCGCTGCGCGGCCTGACCTGGCTGCTGTCGCTGCTCCCGCCGCACCCCGACACCGCCCGCGCGTTCGGGCGGCTGGTCGAGACGTCGCTGCGCAAGGTGCCCGGCACCGGCCCGCGCAACCCCAAGGTCGCCAACGCCGCCGTGCTGGCGCTGTCCAGGACCGAGGGCGAGGCCGCGCTCGCCGAACTCGCCCGGCTCGCCTCCCGCGTCACCTTCAAGGGCACCCTCAAGCAACTCGACACCGCGCTGGAGACCCGGGCCACCGCGACGGGCCTGAGCCGCGAGGAGGTCGAGGAACTCGCCGTCCCCTCCTACGGGTTGACCGAGGTTGGTCGACTGCCGCACGAGCACGGTGAGTTGGCGGTGACCGCCGGGAAGGCGGTACTGACCTGGCGGAACGCCGCCGGCAAGGCCGTGAAGAGCCCGCCCGCGCCGCTGAAGCGGGAACAGCCCGAGCTGATCGCCGAGTTGAAGGCGACCGCGAAGGACATCGACAAGATGCTCAGCGCGCAGGCCGAGCGGCTGGACCGGCAGTTCCTGTCCCGCCGCACCTGGGCGTACGCCGCGTGGCGCGCGAGCTACCTCGACCACCCGCTGGTCGGCACCCTCGCGCGGCGCCTGCTGTGGACGGTCGACGGCCGCGCCTGCGGCTGGGCGGACGGCGGGCTGCGCACCCTCACCGACGACGGGCTCGGCCCGGTGGACGCCGCCGCCACCGTCGAGCTGTGGCATCCGGTGGGGCGGGAGCCGGCCGAGGTGGTCGCCTGGCGGGAGTGGCTGGAGCGGCATGAGATCACCCAGCCGTTCAAGCAGGCCCACCGCGAGGTGTATCTGCTCACCGACGCCGAACGCGCCACCCGGACGTACTCCAACCGGTTCGCCGCGCACGTGCTGCGCCAGCACCAGTTCCACTCGCTGGCCGCGGTCCGCGGCTGGCGCAACAAGCTGCGGCTGATGGTCGACGACACCTATCCGCCCGCCGTGCGCGAGCTGCCGCAGTGGGGGCTGCGGGCCGAGTACTGGATCGAGGGCACCGGCGACGAATACGGCGCGGACACCACGGAGTCCGGGTCCTACCTGCGGCTGAGCACCGACCAGGTGCGCTTCTACCCGGCCGGCGCGCCGGAGAACTGGGCGCACGCCGGCGGCGGCGGTTACGGGCAGGGCCGGCGGCAGACGCCCGCCGAGGCGCTGCCGCTGGAGGAGGTCCCCGCGCTCGTGCTCAGCGAGGTGCTGCGCGACGTGGACCTCTTCGTCGGCGTGGCCAGCGTCGGCAACGACCCCACCTGGCAGGACGGCGGCCCCGGCGGCCACTTCCAGGCGTACTGGCACAGCTACAGCTTCGGCGAGCTCTCGCAGACAGCCGAGAGCCGTCGCGACCTGCTCACCCGGCTGGTGCCGCGGCTGGCGATCGCGGATCGGTGCAGCGTGGAGGGCCGCTTCCTGCACGTACGCGGCGAGCGGCACACGTACAAGATCCACCTCGGGTCCGGGAACATCCTGATGACGCCGAACGACGCGTATCTCTGCATCGTGCCCACGTCCGCGCCGGGCGCCCCCGGTGTCGGCTACCTGCCCTTCGAGGGCGATCGCACCCTGGCGGTGATCCTCAGCAAGGCGCTTCTGCTCGCCCGCGACACGGACATCACCGATCCGACGATCCTGAGCCAGTTGTGA
- a CDS encoding succinate dehydrogenase iron-sulfur subunit codes for MSTPTVDKHSAALDAAEVTGTHLIAITLRVRRFNPEVSAEAEWVDYQIQVDPKERVLDALHKVKWEIDGSLTFRRSCAHGVCGSDAMRINGKNRLACKTLIKDVSPEKPITVEAIKGMTVLKDLVVDMDPFFQAYRDVMPFLITTGNEPTRERLQSAADRERFDDTTKCILCAACTSACPVFWNDGQYFGPAAIVNAHRFIFDSRDEGGEQRLEILNDKDGVWRCRTTFNCTDACPRGIEVTKAIQEVKRALITRRF; via the coding sequence ATGAGCACCCCGACGGTCGACAAGCACTCGGCGGCCCTGGACGCGGCCGAGGTCACCGGAACGCACCTGATCGCGATCACCCTGCGGGTGCGCCGGTTCAACCCGGAGGTCTCCGCCGAGGCCGAGTGGGTCGACTACCAGATCCAGGTCGACCCCAAGGAGCGCGTGCTGGACGCGCTGCACAAGGTCAAGTGGGAGATCGACGGGTCGCTGACCTTCCGCCGCTCGTGCGCGCACGGCGTGTGCGGCTCGGACGCGATGCGGATCAACGGGAAGAACCGGTTGGCCTGCAAGACGCTGATCAAGGACGTCAGCCCGGAGAAGCCGATCACCGTCGAGGCGATCAAGGGCATGACGGTGCTGAAGGACCTCGTGGTCGACATGGACCCGTTCTTCCAGGCGTACCGCGACGTGATGCCGTTCCTGATCACCACGGGCAACGAGCCGACCCGCGAGCGGCTGCAGTCCGCGGCGGACCGCGAGCGGTTCGACGACACCACCAAGTGCATCCTGTGCGCCGCGTGCACGTCGGCCTGCCCGGTCTTCTGGAACGACGGGCAGTACTTCGGCCCGGCCGCGATCGTCAACGCGCACCGGTTCATCTTCGACTCCCGCGACGAGGGCGGTGAGCAGCGGCTGGAGATCCTCAACGACAAGGACGGGGTCTGGCGCTGCCGCACCACCTTCAACTGCACGGACGCCTGCCCGCGCGGTATCGAGGTCACGAAGGCGATCCAGGAAGTCAAGCGCGCCCTGATCACTCGCCGCTTCTGA
- the sdhA gene encoding succinate dehydrogenase flavoprotein subunit yields the protein MQFHTYDTVIVGAGGAGMRAAIESTKRSRTAVLTKLYPTRSHTGAAQGGMAAALANVEEDNWEWHTFDTIKGGDYLVDQDAAEILAKEAIDAVLDLEKMGLPFNRTPEGRIDQRRFGGHTRNHGEAAVRRSCYAADRTGHMILQTLYQNCVKEGVEFFNEFYVLDQLLTEVDGVQRSAGVVAYELATGEIHVFQAKAVIYASGGTGKFFKVTSNAHTLTGDGQAAIYRRGLPLEDMEFFQFHPTGIWRMGILLTEGARGEGGILRNKDGERFMEKYAPVMKDLASRDVVSRAIYTEIREGRGCGPEGDHVYLDLTHLPPEQLDAKLPDITEFARTYLGIEPYTDPIPIQPTAHYAMGGIPTNVQGEVLSDNTTVVPGLYAAGEVACVSVHGANRLGTNSLLDINVFGRRSGIAAAEYALANDLVPLPENPAERVEAQVERLRNSTGNERVAELRLELQECMDANVMVFRTEQTIKTAVEKIAELRERYLHVSIQDKGKRFNTDLLEAVELGNLLDLAEVMAVSALARKESRGGHYREDFPTRDDVNFMRHTMAYREVDANGSESIRLDYKPVVQTRYQPMERKY from the coding sequence ATGCAATTCCACACGTACGACACCGTCATCGTCGGCGCGGGCGGCGCGGGTATGCGCGCGGCCATCGAGTCGACCAAGCGCAGCCGCACCGCCGTCCTGACCAAGCTCTACCCGACCCGGTCCCACACCGGCGCGGCCCAGGGCGGCATGGCCGCCGCACTGGCCAACGTCGAGGAGGACAACTGGGAGTGGCACACCTTCGACACGATCAAGGGCGGTGACTACCTGGTCGACCAGGACGCCGCCGAGATCCTGGCGAAGGAGGCCATCGACGCGGTCCTCGACCTGGAGAAGATGGGCCTGCCGTTCAACCGGACGCCCGAAGGCCGGATCGACCAGCGCCGCTTCGGCGGCCACACCCGCAACCACGGCGAGGCCGCGGTGCGCCGCTCCTGCTACGCCGCGGACCGCACCGGCCACATGATCCTCCAGACGCTCTACCAGAACTGCGTCAAGGAGGGCGTGGAGTTCTTCAACGAGTTCTACGTCCTGGACCAGTTGCTCACCGAGGTCGACGGCGTGCAGCGGTCGGCCGGCGTGGTGGCGTACGAACTGGCCACCGGTGAGATCCACGTCTTCCAGGCGAAGGCGGTGATCTACGCGTCGGGCGGCACCGGCAAGTTCTTCAAGGTGACCTCCAACGCGCACACCCTCACCGGCGACGGCCAGGCCGCGATCTACCGGCGCGGGCTGCCGCTGGAGGACATGGAGTTCTTCCAGTTCCACCCGACGGGCATCTGGCGGATGGGCATCCTGCTCACCGAGGGTGCGCGCGGCGAGGGCGGCATCCTGCGCAACAAGGACGGCGAGCGCTTCATGGAGAAGTACGCGCCCGTCATGAAGGACCTCGCCTCGCGCGACGTCGTCTCCCGCGCGATCTACACCGAGATCCGCGAGGGCCGCGGCTGCGGCCCCGAGGGCGACCACGTCTACCTCGACCTGACCCACCTGCCGCCGGAGCAGCTGGACGCGAAGCTGCCGGACATCACCGAGTTCGCCCGCACCTACCTGGGCATCGAGCCGTACACCGACCCGATCCCGATCCAGCCCACCGCGCACTACGCGATGGGCGGCATCCCCACCAACGTGCAGGGCGAGGTGCTCTCCGACAACACCACCGTGGTGCCGGGCCTGTACGCGGCCGGCGAGGTGGCCTGCGTCTCCGTGCACGGCGCGAACCGGCTGGGCACCAACTCGCTGCTGGACATCAACGTCTTCGGCCGCCGCTCCGGCATCGCCGCCGCGGAGTACGCCCTCGCCAACGACCTGGTGCCGCTGCCGGAGAACCCGGCCGAGCGGGTCGAGGCGCAGGTCGAGCGGCTGCGCAACTCCACCGGCAACGAGCGGGTCGCCGAACTGCGCCTGGAGCTCCAGGAGTGCATGGACGCCAACGTGATGGTCTTCCGCACCGAGCAGACCATCAAGACCGCGGTGGAGAAGATCGCCGAGCTGCGCGAGCGCTACCTGCACGTCTCCATCCAGGACAAGGGCAAGCGGTTCAACACCGACCTGCTGGAGGCCGTCGAGCTGGGCAACCTGCTCGACCTCGCCGAGGTGATGGCGGTCTCCGCGCTCGCCCGCAAGGAATCCCGCGGCGGCCACTACCGCGAGGACTTCCCCACCCGCGACGACGTCAACTTCATGCGGCACACGATGGCGTACCGCGAGGTGGACGCGAACGGCTCCGAGTCGATCCGCCTCGACTACAAGCCGGTCGTGCAGACCCGCTACCAGCCGATGGAGCGTAAGTACTGA
- a CDS encoding succinate dehydrogenase hydrophobic membrane anchor subunit, with the protein MATEVSPKDAVELTGSSISYSPENPAPVIEPPRARTKRTPRRGRTNFELYGWLFMRLSGVVLVVLVLGHLLIQLVLDGGVTKVGFAFVAGRWASPFWQYWDLAMLWLAMLHGGNGLRTIINDYAEQPNTRVWLKTILFTAVAFTIALGSLVIFTFDPNIR; encoded by the coding sequence ATGGCCACTGAAGTCTCCCCCAAGGACGCCGTCGAACTGACCGGCTCCAGCATCTCCTACAGCCCGGAGAACCCGGCGCCGGTGATCGAGCCGCCGCGGGCCAGGACCAAGCGCACGCCGCGCCGCGGCCGCACCAACTTCGAGCTGTACGGCTGGCTGTTCATGCGGCTGTCCGGTGTGGTGCTCGTGGTGCTCGTGCTCGGCCACCTGCTGATCCAGCTGGTGCTCGACGGCGGTGTCACCAAGGTCGGCTTCGCGTTCGTCGCGGGCCGCTGGGCGTCGCCCTTCTGGCAGTACTGGGACCTGGCCATGCTCTGGCTGGCCATGCTGCACGGCGGCAACGGCCTGCGCACGATCATCAACGACTACGCCGAGCAGCCGAACACCCGTGTCTGGCTCAAGACCATTCTGTTCACCGCTGTGGCGTTCACCATCGCGCTCGGGTCGCTGGTGATCTTCACCTTCGACCCGAACATCCGCTAG
- the sdhC gene encoding succinate dehydrogenase, cytochrome b556 subunit, with protein sequence MPAGTLYRGREGMWSWVAHRVTGVLIFFFLFVHVLDTALVRVSPEDYDKVVATYKTPIVSLLEYGLVAAILFHALNGLRIIAVDYWTQGPHYQKQMFWTVMGLWIVLMLGAIYPVLGHAARVLFGS encoded by the coding sequence GTGCCGGCTGGAACGCTGTACCGCGGCCGGGAAGGCATGTGGTCGTGGGTGGCTCATCGAGTCACCGGTGTCCTCATCTTCTTCTTCCTGTTCGTCCACGTCCTCGACACCGCGCTCGTGCGCGTATCGCCCGAGGACTACGACAAGGTCGTGGCGACCTACAAGACGCCCATCGTCAGCCTGCTGGAGTACGGCCTGGTGGCCGCCATCCTCTTCCACGCGCTGAACGGTCTGCGGATCATCGCCGTCGACTACTGGACCCAGGGCCCCCACTACCAGAAGCAGATGTTCTGGACCGTGATGGGCCTGTGGATCGTCCTGATGCTCGGCGCGATCTACCCGGTACTCGGCCACGCCGCCCGAGTCCTGTTCGGGAGCTGA
- a CDS encoding 2-oxo-4-hydroxy-4-carboxy-5-ureidoimidazoline decarboxylase, producing the protein MPARPHRDPGAPLSSDTPPEGLSLLNGVPAADAETALLTCCGSHRWARRMAAHRPYPTVEALLAAADEAAYDLAPADVAEALLGEDTTPLPDRGGLAVHTALRAAHAAYEAKFGHVFVIALDAADPAAALDQTMASLRTRLGHDADHESAVTAEQLRRITRARLLRLTAGPGTLRPSALVDAHRP; encoded by the coding sequence GTGCCGGCGCGACCGCATCGCGATCCAGGAGCCCCGCTGTCCAGCGACACGCCGCCCGAGGGGCTGAGCCTGCTCAACGGCGTGCCCGCCGCCGACGCCGAGACGGCCCTGCTCACCTGCTGCGGCTCGCACCGCTGGGCCCGCCGGATGGCCGCCCACCGCCCGTACCCGACGGTGGAGGCGCTGCTCGCCGCGGCCGACGAGGCGGCGTACGACCTGGCGCCCGCCGATGTCGCCGAGGCGCTGCTGGGCGAGGACACCACCCCGCTGCCGGACCGCGGCGGGCTCGCCGTGCACACCGCGCTGCGCGCCGCCCACGCCGCCTACGAGGCGAAGTTCGGCCATGTCTTCGTGATCGCCCTGGACGCGGCCGATCCGGCCGCCGCCCTCGACCAGACCATGGCCAGCCTGCGCACCCGGCTCGGCCACGACGCGGACCACGAGTCGGCCGTCACCGCCGAGCAGTTGAGGCGGATCACCAGGGCCCGGCTGCTGCGGCTGACCGCGGGTCCCGGCACCCTCCGACCGTCCGCCCTGGTGGACGCGCACCGGCCGTAG
- a CDS encoding RNA polymerase sigma factor: MDLETAVSAAQGGDETAFRVLYRAVQPQLLQYVRSLVGPGDAEDVASEAWLQIARDLPSFRGGGSGIRGWAARIARNRALDHIRARSRRPVAGAGVDELVALPGRADTAGEALDAVATDRALAAIVALPREQAEAVLLRVVMGLDSTSAAQVLGKRAGSVRMATHRGLRRLAEQLSVVREDREDGARGAGGEAVGEAAGEPEEEAEGGAAVRTGATFSAPTAGPRAR; this comes from the coding sequence GTGGATCTGGAGACCGCGGTGAGCGCGGCGCAGGGCGGTGACGAGACCGCGTTCAGGGTCCTGTACCGCGCGGTGCAGCCGCAGTTGTTGCAGTACGTACGCAGCCTGGTCGGCCCGGGCGACGCGGAGGACGTCGCTTCGGAGGCGTGGCTGCAGATCGCCCGCGACCTGCCGAGCTTCCGTGGCGGCGGTAGCGGCATCCGCGGCTGGGCGGCCCGGATCGCCCGCAACCGGGCGCTGGACCACATCAGGGCGCGCAGCCGCCGCCCGGTCGCCGGGGCGGGGGTGGACGAGCTCGTCGCGCTGCCGGGCCGGGCCGACACCGCGGGCGAGGCGCTGGACGCGGTCGCCACCGACCGCGCGCTGGCCGCGATCGTGGCGCTGCCGCGCGAGCAGGCCGAGGCGGTGCTGCTGCGGGTGGTGATGGGCCTGGACTCCACCAGCGCGGCCCAGGTGCTGGGCAAACGCGCCGGCTCTGTGCGGATGGCCACACACCGGGGGCTGCGCAGGCTGGCCGAACAGCTCTCGGTGGTGCGCGAGGACCGGGAGGATGGTGCCCGCGGGGCCGGCGGGGAAGCAGTGGGGGAAGCAGCGGGGGAACCGGAGGAGGAGGCAGAGGGGGGAGCGGCGGTGCGGACCGGCGCGACGTTCTCCGCGCCCACGGCAGGCCCTAGGGCCCGATGA